One part of the Treponema sp. OMZ 787 genome encodes these proteins:
- the feoB gene encoding ferrous iron transport protein B: MKKEKINIAFAGQPNSGKSTLFNMMTGAHQHVANYPGITVEKKTGEYFALDQSVFITDLPGTYSLTSYSPEERVTRNFILREKPELLVNIADASNLERHLYLTFQLLEMNCPIVMYLNKMDSAKNSGLQIDVDKVSSLLGIPIIAGSAKKKEKVNELKELISRTAESSEPQKPFMLTYGKDMESYLEKIVEKLRASAKDDLFSIPLRWLAIKLCEKDAAVIEEEGKNFTNFDSVLNFIKEIEAEHKEKHKHSFEIEIALARSAAAKKIVEAAVSKKELEQKAVETLNIKRKVSEAVAAIILCFVTYEILDSLFLLLPIQIFANNILRLVLSITGALAFTGGAAIIYTKGGSGSINSTDRIDKVLCHKVYGLLILVELVLVFYWITVVLGYKMTDKVFPIFKFVRTIVSQLIYPDGLINEGPLRGLFLSGIIDGAIMILNYVPIFFCLFALIAFLEDVGYMARLAFIMDRVLRKFGLHGQSTLPMILSGVIMGGCVVPGVMSTRTIRDDKSRLVTILILPLLNCMAKIPFYVLITGIFFTSYQWIVLGGISFFTLIVALIVAKYFSLYVVHGRPEPFVLELPAYNMPTLRGVLIRTFERLWSFIKKVATTVVAVSVIIWAGVNFPSLNTEKTAQYEAKKEAYIQDFAGKLNNSYSQYFASEKGFIEFQRLNEKLYLYDALNWFGGAKGTERNVNRLFLQNPEFTKIALKGKIELGSNIGAFKNYLDMYSAAKKDFDKAYDGAQEFQKPILKASFYAYWQKLNPYFFALVRTGKIKISGTTVIDSEAAAAAKAIRPASADLKLISVQLRKETLENSILGYLGKAMEPVTKYAGFDWKVNIAILGSFAAKEALVSTLGTIYSVESASEDSGKVLEARIQDKETGLTPLDGLTIMILIALFPPCIATVMATKTETQSVGWTLFSVLYPVVLSSLVAVLVFQLGRLFGF; encoded by the coding sequence ATGAAAAAAGAAAAAATAAATATTGCTTTTGCCGGTCAGCCTAACTCCGGCAAGTCAACCCTATTTAACATGATGACGGGAGCTCATCAGCATGTTGCAAACTATCCGGGCATCACAGTAGAGAAAAAAACGGGAGAGTATTTTGCCCTTGATCAGTCGGTTTTTATTACCGACTTGCCGGGTACTTACAGCCTTACTTCTTATTCGCCTGAAGAAAGAGTAACCCGCAATTTTATTCTGCGTGAAAAACCTGAGCTTTTAGTAAACATTGCCGATGCCTCAAATTTGGAAAGACATCTTTATCTTACATTTCAGCTTTTGGAGATGAATTGCCCCATTGTTATGTATTTAAACAAGATGGATTCTGCAAAAAATTCAGGTCTTCAAATTGATGTAGACAAGGTGTCATCCCTGTTAGGGATTCCTATAATCGCGGGTTCAGCCAAGAAAAAAGAAAAAGTAAACGAATTAAAAGAACTTATTTCGAGAACGGCTGAAAGCTCTGAACCTCAAAAACCCTTTATGCTTACCTATGGTAAGGACATGGAATCCTATTTGGAAAAGATTGTCGAAAAATTAAGGGCTTCTGCAAAGGATGATCTTTTCTCGATTCCTCTAAGATGGCTTGCAATCAAGCTTTGTGAAAAGGATGCAGCGGTTATCGAGGAGGAGGGTAAAAATTTTACAAACTTTGATTCCGTTTTAAATTTTATAAAGGAAATTGAAGCGGAGCACAAGGAAAAGCATAAGCATAGTTTTGAAATAGAAATAGCCCTTGCACGCTCGGCTGCTGCAAAAAAAATTGTTGAAGCTGCGGTTTCAAAAAAAGAGCTTGAACAAAAAGCCGTCGAGACCTTAAACATTAAAAGAAAGGTTTCCGAGGCTGTTGCCGCCATTATTCTTTGTTTTGTAACTTATGAGATTTTGGATTCGCTCTTTTTGCTTTTGCCGATTCAGATATTTGCAAACAACATTCTCCGCTTGGTCCTTAGCATAACCGGAGCTCTTGCCTTTACCGGAGGTGCCGCTATTATCTATACCAAAGGAGGCTCAGGCAGTATAAACTCGACCGACAGGATCGATAAGGTTCTTTGTCACAAGGTTTACGGTCTTTTGATCTTGGTCGAGCTAGTTTTGGTCTTTTATTGGATAACCGTAGTTTTGGGTTATAAGATGACCGATAAGGTTTTCCCGATATTTAAATTTGTACGCACGATAGTGTCTCAGCTTATTTATCCTGACGGCCTTATAAACGAAGGTCCTTTGAGAGGCCTATTTTTAAGCGGAATAATTGACGGTGCAATAATGATTCTAAACTATGTGCCCATCTTTTTCTGCTTATTTGCCTTAATAGCCTTTTTGGAAGATGTCGGATACATGGCCCGTCTTGCCTTTATCATGGACAGGGTTTTACGCAAGTTCGGTTTACACGGACAGTCAACCCTTCCTATGATTTTGTCTGGCGTTATAATGGGGGGCTGTGTTGTTCCCGGTGTTATGTCCACAAGAACAATCCGTGACGATAAGTCCCGCTTGGTAACTATCCTAATCTTGCCTCTGCTTAACTGTATGGCAAAGATTCCCTTTTATGTTTTAATTACGGGAATATTTTTTACAAGCTATCAATGGATAGTGCTGGGCGGAATTTCATTCTTTACTTTGATTGTGGCCTTGATTGTTGCAAAATATTTCAGCCTCTATGTTGTTCACGGCAGGCCCGAACCCTTTGTTTTGGAGCTTCCGGCTTATAATATGCCGACTTTAAGAGGCGTTTTAATCCGCACCTTTGAACGCTTATGGAGTTTTATAAAAAAAGTTGCGACTACAGTAGTAGCCGTTTCGGTTATAATCTGGGCGGGTGTAAACTTTCCATCTTTGAACACGGAAAAAACCGCTCAATACGAAGCAAAAAAAGAAGCCTATATTCAGGACTTTGCAGGAAAACTAAATAATTCATATTCCCAATATTTTGCTTCCGAGAAAGGTTTTATAGAATTCCAGCGTTTAAACGAAAAGCTTTATCTATATGATGCCTTAAATTGGTTCGGCGGAGCTAAGGGGACGGAAAGAAATGTAAACAGGCTTTTTTTACAAAATCCCGAATTTACAAAAATAGCCTTAAAGGGAAAAATCGAACTCGGCAGCAATATAGGTGCTTTTAAAAACTACCTTGATATGTATTCTGCTGCAAAAAAAGATTTTGATAAGGCTTATGATGGTGCTCAAGAATTTCAAAAGCCTATTTTAAAGGCTTCCTTTTATGCTTATTGGCAAAAGCTCAATCCTTACTTTTTTGCCCTTGTCAGAACCGGAAAGATAAAAATTTCAGGCACAACCGTAATCGATTCTGAGGCCGCTGCCGCAGCAAAGGCTATACGCCCTGCAAGTGCCGATTTAAAACTTATATCTGTACAGCTGCGAAAAGAAACCTTGGAAAATTCTATTTTGGGTTATCTTGGAAAGGCTATGGAACCAGTCACAAAATATGCAGGTTTTGACTGGAAGGTAAACATTGCTATTTTAGGTTCTTTCGCTGCAAAAGAAGCCCTTGTTTCTACCTTGGGTACTATTTACAGTGTCGAGTCTGCAAGCGAGGATTCGGGCAAGGTTTTGGAAGCCCGCATTCAGGATAAGGAAACGGGGTTGACCCCCTTAGACGGTCTTACCATTATGATTTTGATTGCTCTCTTCCCGCCCTGTATTGCTACCGTTATGGCAACAAAGACCGAGACTCAAAGTGTAGGCTGGACCTTGTTCAGTGTTCTATATCCTGTAGTGCTAAGCTCTCTGGTTGCCGTCCTTGTATTCCAGTTGGGAAGATTGTTCGGTTTTTGA
- the mutL gene encoding DNA mismatch repair endonuclease MutL: MREYKPVKLLSKETASKIAAGEVIERPASVVRELLDNSIDAGASQIIVEIEEGGISTIRVSDDGCGMTREDLELCTHTHSTSKIEEAEDLLHLRSLGFRGEALSSVQAVSSLEITSTREGPAAWKLSLGKISPARLNKGTTVEVKNLFENFPARKKFLKRPQYEASQCRQTFVEKALPHYNIEMRYIADGINKLILPAHSSLKERCLTAMGFKEPEELFYEINQEGDGFCFTAVLGSPAVVRSDKRNIYIFVNGRRINEYGLVQAVCYASEGYFPNGGFPAAFVFLNVEPERVDFNIHPAKREAKFEDYKEIHHSLSSSISSFYRQKTVSDLLKESYEPEYTPDLGFEKKEFEAAELNQSYSSGLKETYWPGRTSAYWPASPIKQIETSAPAYGTSAAAHKVPAPPQDIPKSDFKFLGQFCGTFIAVEKNNALYIIDQHAAHERILFEDLKASLGPSQELLIPYRIETESDKDDEIIRLNLSELQKAGFSINEEKKGLWIIRAVPIRWHGTEKDLKEDLAGAGKDPAGLMHHILASSACRTACKDGDIIDPVSAYNIAVKTFALPEPLCPHGRPLYFIIDRTELFKRIKRI; encoded by the coding sequence ATGAGAGAATACAAGCCCGTTAAGCTCTTATCAAAAGAAACTGCAAGTAAAATAGCAGCCGGAGAAGTTATCGAACGGCCGGCCTCTGTTGTGCGGGAGCTTTTGGATAACTCGATAGATGCGGGAGCCTCTCAAATTATAGTAGAAATTGAAGAAGGCGGAATAAGTACAATCAGGGTGAGCGATGACGGCTGCGGTATGACAAGGGAAGACTTGGAGCTTTGCACCCATACCCATTCCACAAGCAAGATAGAAGAGGCGGAAGACCTCCTCCATCTGCGGAGCTTGGGCTTTAGAGGCGAGGCGCTTTCTTCAGTACAGGCGGTAAGCTCCCTCGAAATTACCTCGACGCGTGAAGGCCCTGCCGCATGGAAACTCTCCTTAGGAAAGATTTCCCCAGCCCGCCTAAACAAAGGCACTACAGTCGAAGTTAAAAACCTTTTTGAAAACTTCCCTGCCCGTAAAAAATTTTTAAAACGCCCCCAATACGAGGCTTCCCAATGCCGGCAAACCTTTGTCGAAAAGGCCCTCCCCCACTACAATATTGAAATGCGCTATATAGCAGACGGAATAAATAAGCTCATTCTTCCGGCTCATTCTTCTTTAAAAGAAAGATGCCTTACCGCCATGGGCTTTAAAGAGCCTGAAGAACTTTTTTATGAGATAAACCAAGAGGGTGACGGATTTTGCTTTACAGCCGTTTTAGGAAGCCCTGCGGTAGTCCGCTCCGACAAGCGGAATATCTACATCTTTGTAAACGGAAGGCGGATAAACGAGTACGGCCTTGTTCAAGCCGTGTGCTATGCCTCTGAAGGATACTTTCCCAACGGAGGCTTTCCGGCAGCCTTTGTCTTTTTAAATGTAGAACCCGAAAGAGTCGACTTCAATATCCATCCTGCAAAAAGGGAAGCCAAATTCGAAGATTATAAAGAAATTCATCACAGCCTAAGCTCGTCCATCAGTTCTTTTTACAGGCAAAAAACCGTGTCGGATCTTTTGAAGGAAAGCTATGAACCTGAATACACACCCGATTTAGGCTTCGAAAAAAAAGAATTTGAAGCTGCCGAGTTAAACCAAAGCTATAGCTCCGGCTTGAAAGAAACCTATTGGCCGGGACGTACATCTGCCTATTGGCCCGCTTCTCCTATAAAACAAATTGAGACCTCAGCCCCTGCTTACGGCACATCGGCTGCCGCTCACAAAGTGCCGGCTCCTCCGCAAGATATACCCAAATCCGACTTTAAATTTTTAGGTCAATTTTGCGGCACATTTATAGCCGTAGAAAAAAACAATGCCCTTTATATAATAGACCAGCACGCAGCCCATGAGCGGATTCTCTTTGAAGACTTAAAAGCAAGTCTAGGCCCCTCTCAGGAGCTTTTAATTCCGTACCGCATCGAAACGGAATCGGACAAAGACGATGAAATAATAAGATTAAACCTCTCTGAGCTTCAAAAAGCAGGGTTTAGTATAAATGAAGAAAAAAAAGGCCTTTGGATTATAAGGGCTGTTCCCATAAGATGGCACGGCACTGAAAAAGATTTAAAAGAAGACCTTGCAGGAGCAGGTAAGGATCCTGCAGGACTCATGCACCACATCCTTGCAAGCTCAGCCTGCCGCACCGCCTGTAAGGACGGCGACATAATCGATCCAGTCTCTGCATACAATATAGCGGTCAAAACCTTTGCCCTCCCCGAACCGCTTTGCCCTCACGGCCGTCCCTTGTATTTTATAATCGACCGCACAGAGCTTTTTAAGCGTATAAAGAGAATTTAA
- a CDS encoding DUF4198 domain-containing protein: MKKITGIVLLLFFVAMASFAHFQMIYTPTSIVEGNSVDFKIVFTHPAESGHTMDIGKNEAGEIKGFEKFFSIHKEKMQDLMPSLKKTQFTTSENTASAYDLTLNKDNGFRGGGDWALIAVPHPYYEGAEDAYIQQITKVFINKAGLDTDWSARCAEGYPEIMPLVKPYDVWVGGIFRGVVVDSKGKPVPNAEIEVEYINFDVDMKASKFGDKAKTEAAATIILADKNGVFSFVPHKAGYWGFAALGAGRAKKFAGKELSQDAVLWIEAMPVK; the protein is encoded by the coding sequence ATGAAAAAAATTACAGGAATAGTTTTACTTTTATTCTTTGTAGCTATGGCTTCATTTGCTCACTTTCAAATGATTTATACCCCGACTTCAATCGTTGAAGGCAACTCTGTTGATTTTAAGATTGTTTTTACCCATCCTGCCGAATCCGGCCATACAATGGACATCGGTAAAAACGAAGCCGGTGAAATTAAAGGTTTTGAAAAATTCTTTTCTATTCATAAAGAAAAGATGCAGGACCTGATGCCCTCACTAAAGAAAACACAGTTTACAACTTCCGAAAATACAGCTTCGGCTTATGATCTTACCTTGAATAAAGATAACGGTTTTAGAGGAGGCGGAGACTGGGCTCTTATCGCTGTTCCCCATCCTTACTATGAAGGTGCCGAGGATGCATATATCCAGCAGATTACCAAGGTGTTTATAAATAAGGCCGGTCTTGATACTGATTGGAGTGCAAGATGTGCTGAAGGTTACCCCGAAATTATGCCCTTGGTAAAGCCCTATGATGTTTGGGTAGGAGGCATTTTTAGAGGAGTTGTTGTAGATTCAAAAGGTAAGCCCGTTCCCAATGCTGAAATTGAAGTTGAATATATTAACTTTGATGTAGATATGAAGGCAAGCAAATTCGGCGATAAAGCTAAAACCGAGGCTGCTGCAACTATTATTCTTGCAGATAAAAACGGTGTTTTCTCCTTTGTTCCACATAAGGCCGGTTATTGGGGCTTTGCTGCTTTAGGAGCAGGAAGAGCCAAGAAATTTGCCGGTAAAGAACTTTCTCAGGATGCCGTACTCTGGATTGAGGCAATGCCTGTAAAATAA
- a CDS encoding ZinT/AdcA family metal-binding protein — translation MVNKRIGAKIALILVTFAVIFTACKSMPAVVEVSPDKLVAGQELAAWKGKWVSTYTVMNDESLNAAYKKTAEGMPYYTEGGLKAAVKDMYGSSVTAMKFNGTNKVTLTMQKKDGSKSNVVCEYKYMGTKAVPGYEGSLWYTFEAVNPGKELQAVKNMIIMPPHQHGDGPVHWHVRFGYYGFDWLINGEKSWPTFVPASTKKNDMLKGAESSIETMPKWTDAAPFKSYAEHGRWINSLLVFENSSKEVMDVYAKLIKEFEGKNPKGGDFTRAEIIAELQKSDDSLKDFTHLEFNIKDGKNELIVFKGSKEIFRSNYVRVAPGKAKAYMTMKAEKKDAGIFSLISFVVVHGAPNYHFHLWYGATEEDIAAQRGTPTCYKVDVPADIRASGIERSAKRTLSALTGK, via the coding sequence ATGGTTAATAAAAGAATCGGTGCAAAGATTGCACTTATTTTGGTTACATTTGCAGTTATATTTACTGCATGTAAGTCTATGCCTGCTGTAGTGGAAGTAAGTCCCGATAAATTGGTAGCAGGACAAGAACTTGCAGCTTGGAAAGGTAAATGGGTTTCTACTTATACGGTAATGAATGATGAGTCATTGAATGCAGCCTATAAGAAGACTGCTGAAGGAATGCCTTATTATACTGAAGGCGGTTTGAAGGCTGCCGTCAAAGATATGTATGGAAGTTCTGTAACCGCTATGAAATTTAACGGTACCAATAAGGTTACTCTTACAATGCAGAAGAAAGACGGTAGTAAATCCAATGTAGTATGTGAATACAAATACATGGGTACGAAGGCTGTTCCCGGTTATGAGGGTTCACTTTGGTATACGTTTGAAGCGGTAAACCCAGGAAAAGAATTGCAGGCTGTAAAAAATATGATTATTATGCCTCCTCATCAACACGGAGATGGTCCTGTTCATTGGCATGTTCGTTTCGGCTACTACGGTTTTGATTGGCTTATAAACGGAGAAAAATCATGGCCTACCTTTGTTCCGGCCTCAACAAAAAAGAACGATATGTTAAAGGGTGCAGAATCTTCAATTGAAACTATGCCTAAATGGACGGATGCAGCTCCCTTTAAGTCTTATGCAGAACACGGAAGGTGGATCAATAGTCTCCTTGTTTTTGAAAATTCAAGCAAAGAGGTTATGGATGTCTATGCTAAGCTCATCAAAGAGTTTGAAGGAAAAAATCCTAAGGGCGGAGACTTTACCAGAGCAGAAATTATTGCAGAATTGCAAAAAAGCGATGACAGTTTAAAAGATTTTACTCATCTTGAGTTTAATATAAAAGACGGAAAAAATGAGCTTATAGTTTTTAAAGGTTCGAAAGAAATCTTCAGATCAAACTATGTAAGAGTTGCGCCCGGCAAGGCAAAGGCTTATATGACAATGAAAGCCGAAAAGAAAGATGCCGGAATATTCTCTCTTATATCCTTTGTAGTTGTTCATGGTGCTCCTAATTATCACTTCCATTTGTGGTACGGAGCAACCGAAGAGGATATTGCTGCTCAGAGAGGTACCCCTACCTGTTACAAGGTAGATGTTCCTGCCGATATCCGAGCTAGCGGTATTGAAAGATCCGCAAAAAGAACTCTTTCAGCATTAACCGGAAAATAG
- the xseB gene encoding exodeoxyribonuclease VII small subunit, producing the protein MKKFEERLEKLEKISNDIRSSDIPLEKALSLFEEGIKLAKGLEKDIEKMEGKIEVLLNQPVLPEEEPELDLFTITEEN; encoded by the coding sequence ATGAAGAAATTTGAAGAAAGACTTGAAAAGCTTGAAAAGATAAGTAACGATATACGCTCTTCCGATATTCCGTTGGAAAAAGCTTTGTCCCTATTTGAAGAGGGAATAAAACTTGCCAAGGGGCTTGAAAAAGATATAGAAAAAATGGAAGGAAAGATTGAAGTCTTATTGAACCAGCCCGTACTGCCTGAAGAAGAACCTGAACTTGATCTATTCACGATTACAGAAGAAAACTAG
- a CDS encoding ZinT/AdcA family metal-binding protein: MSNKKIGAKIALILIAVAVAFTACKSMPEAAKSAKAEVEKLIPGMELAAWKGEWVSVDVVKNDPSLKELYKEAASKNSNYTQEGIKDAIEGRRKTPFARVKFDGTNKISFTVIDADGKQKEIVAEYKYLGKVPMPGYEGSFWETFEAVKNVRGLTMAKYMICTHPHSHDGGQVHWHVRFGGTNIDTLVKKADPSYWPTYVAGSTSNEKLLENFKKSIENSAAKLPAPFAVYAKEGKWMNSSLIYDNTSAEVNAAYDKIIKEFAGKNPKGGDFTKAEIIAEMKKAYGTTELYTHIEFVTENGKNEFVMYKDGKEIYRAAYKRTAENAAKPGLLAVFTDKKDAGMFKTISFTNPGGSPSHFHFWYGMTDADFAKIKGKPTCIPANSSNEMIAKRVEGSCRKILSGLIQK, from the coding sequence ATGTCCAATAAAAAAATCGGTGCAAAGATTGCACTTATTTTGATTGCTGTTGCGGTAGCATTTACTGCATGTAAGTCCATGCCTGAAGCCGCTAAGTCGGCTAAGGCTGAAGTTGAAAAACTTATTCCCGGAATGGAATTGGCTGCCTGGAAAGGTGAATGGGTTTCGGTGGATGTTGTAAAAAATGATCCTTCTTTGAAAGAATTATACAAAGAAGCTGCATCAAAGAATTCAAATTATACCCAAGAGGGTATCAAAGATGCTATTGAAGGAAGAAGAAAGACGCCTTTTGCAAGGGTAAAATTTGACGGGACTAATAAGATAAGTTTTACCGTTATTGATGCAGACGGAAAACAAAAAGAGATCGTTGCCGAATATAAATATCTAGGCAAGGTTCCTATGCCCGGTTATGAAGGTTCTTTTTGGGAAACATTTGAGGCTGTAAAAAATGTACGCGGACTTACTATGGCCAAGTATATGATCTGTACTCATCCTCATAGCCATGACGGAGGACAGGTTCACTGGCATGTAAGATTCGGCGGAACGAATATTGATACTCTTGTAAAAAAAGCCGATCCTTCTTATTGGCCTACCTATGTTGCAGGTTCGACAAGCAATGAAAAACTTTTGGAAAATTTTAAAAAATCGATAGAAAATAGTGCTGCCAAACTTCCTGCACCCTTTGCCGTTTATGCTAAAGAAGGAAAATGGATGAACAGCTCCTTAATTTACGATAATACAAGTGCTGAAGTTAATGCTGCTTACGACAAAATCATTAAAGAATTTGCCGGAAAAAATCCTAAGGGCGGAGACTTTACAAAGGCCGAAATCATTGCCGAAATGAAAAAAGCATACGGAACAACAGAGCTTTATACTCACATCGAATTTGTTACCGAGAACGGAAAGAACGAATTTGTCATGTATAAGGACGGAAAAGAAATTTACAGGGCAGCTTATAAGAGAACTGCCGAAAATGCTGCAAAACCCGGCTTATTGGCCGTATTTACGGATAAAAAAGATGCCGGAATGTTTAAGACAATTTCTTTTACAAACCCCGGCGGAAGTCCATCTCATTTCCATTTTTGGTACGGTATGACCGATGCCGATTTTGCAAAGATTAAAGGAAAACCGACTTGCATACCTGCAAATTCATCAAACGAAATGATTGCAAAACGAGTTGAAGGTTCTTGCCGCAAAATTTTAAGCGGACTCATACAAAAATAA
- a CDS encoding ferrous iron transport protein A, with the protein MTLDELEQGKKGIIEDLEISGMTLQRLISLGFTPGAEVSVVRKAPLLDPFDISICGSLVAVRKDEAKKIIVKEV; encoded by the coding sequence ATGACTCTTGATGAATTGGAGCAGGGGAAAAAAGGAATAATCGAAGACCTTGAGATTTCCGGAATGACCTTACAAAGACTTATAAGTTTAGGGTTTACTCCCGGAGCTGAAGTTTCGGTTGTAAGAAAAGCCCCCCTTTTAGATCCTTTTGATATTTCAATCTGCGGTTCGCTTGTAGCAGTCCGTAAGGACGAAGCTAAAAAAATCATTGTAAAAGAAGTTTAG
- a CDS encoding ferrous iron transport protein A, producing MLLTTFCERTLTLVPLIILKEGDRASVLKFDGTGAEFSRLRSLGIDINTEITVVTSQADKKGPILLLVNGSKYAVDYNLASKILVRL from the coding sequence ATGCTTCTTACAACATTTTGTGAGAGGACGCTGACATTGGTACCCTTAATTATTTTAAAGGAAGGCGACAGGGCCTCCGTGCTTAAATTTGACGGAACGGGGGCCGAATTTTCCCGTCTTCGCAGTCTCGGAATAGATATAAATACGGAGATAACCGTTGTTACTTCTCAGGCCGATAAAAAAGGGCCTATTTTGCTTTTGGTAAACGGTTCAAAATATGCAGTAGACTATAATCTTGCTTCCAAAATATTGGTGCGTTTATAG
- the sufU gene encoding Fe-S cluster assembly sulfur transfer protein SufU, with amino-acid sequence MDIDTIYQEMILEYSRKKENCRELSGEGVKIERGHNPSCGDDLTLLIREKDGIIEEASFLGRGCAISTASTNMLIELIKGKKAEEGKRKVEIFFKMMNGKEVSEEEKEELEDAQILEYFAQMPARIKCATLSWHSADVLLNEKKGTV; translated from the coding sequence ATGGACATAGATACAATTTATCAGGAAATGATTTTGGAATATTCCCGAAAAAAAGAAAACTGCCGGGAACTTTCGGGCGAAGGCGTAAAGATAGAAAGAGGTCATAACCCCTCATGCGGCGATGACCTTACCCTCCTCATCAGGGAAAAAGACGGAATCATTGAAGAAGCTTCTTTTTTAGGAAGGGGCTGTGCAATTTCTACGGCTTCTACAAATATGCTCATCGAACTTATAAAAGGAAAAAAAGCCGAAGAAGGCAAACGCAAGGTAGAAATATTTTTTAAGATGATGAACGGTAAAGAAGTTTCTGAAGAAGAAAAGGAAGAACTGGAAGATGCTCAAATCTTGGAATACTTTGCCCAAATGCCTGCCCGCATAAAATGTGCAACTTTAAGCTGGCACTCAGCCGATGTTCTTTTAAACGAAAAAAAAGGGACAGTGTAA
- a CDS encoding RidA family protein, giving the protein MKEIIATNKAPSAIGPYSQGIKANGFVFTSGQIPLDPATGAFPEGIKAQTRQSLLNVKAILEQAGTSIEKVIKTTVFLSDMNNFAAMNEVYAEIFGSSNHPARSAVQVARLPKDALVEIEVIALA; this is encoded by the coding sequence ATGAAAGAAATTATCGCAACAAACAAGGCACCCTCAGCTATCGGCCCTTACTCTCAGGGAATTAAGGCAAACGGTTTTGTATTTACATCGGGACAGATTCCCTTGGATCCTGCTACAGGAGCCTTCCCCGAAGGTATTAAGGCCCAGACACGCCAGTCATTACTTAATGTAAAGGCAATCTTGGAACAGGCAGGAACAAGCATCGAAAAGGTAATCAAAACCACCGTTTTTTTAAGCGATATGAATAACTTTGCTGCAATGAACGAGGTATATGCAGAAATCTTCGGTTCATCAAACCACCCTGCAAGATCAGCCGTACAGGTTGCCCGCCTTCCTAAAGATGCCCTCGTCGAAATCGAAGTAATCGCCCTTGCATAA
- a CDS encoding DUF4198 domain-containing protein, protein MKKLFFSVLLCCTALSLFAHFQIIYTPSSIIEDSNNKVDFIISFTHPFESGLTMDIGKNEAGEVKGLKEFYSVHKEAKTDLMSFLKKGEFESLENKAFAYTFEFNKDTGFKGGGDWGLVAVPHPYFEAADDGYIQQITKVFINKAGLSTDWQSRIAEGYPEILPLVKPYEIWEGGVIRALVLDSEGNPVPYAQVEFENMNYDVDMANKKFTGEPKLQKSGAGMIMADNTGVFEFIPPCPGYWGFAALGVGKEKEFSGKELSQDAVIWFEVSKIEDASEEAVMPVAQAPAAEAAKPEKAGPKDGFSPAALIIVILLFVVMFAWPPIFKKISDKAENK, encoded by the coding sequence GTGAAAAAGTTATTCTTTTCCGTATTGCTATGCTGTACGGCTTTGAGCCTTTTTGCTCACTTTCAGATTATTTATACTCCGTCTTCCATAATAGAAGATTCAAATAATAAGGTTGATTTTATAATTTCTTTTACCCACCCATTTGAGTCTGGGCTTACAATGGATATAGGTAAGAATGAAGCCGGAGAAGTCAAGGGTTTAAAAGAATTTTATTCCGTTCATAAAGAAGCCAAGACCGATTTAATGTCCTTTTTAAAAAAAGGAGAATTTGAATCCTTAGAAAACAAGGCCTTTGCATATACATTTGAGTTTAATAAGGATACAGGCTTTAAGGGAGGAGGAGACTGGGGCTTGGTTGCTGTTCCTCATCCTTATTTTGAAGCGGCAGATGACGGATATATTCAGCAGATAACAAAGGTATTTATTAATAAGGCCGGACTTTCAACCGATTGGCAGTCGAGGATTGCCGAAGGTTATCCCGAGATACTGCCTTTGGTAAAGCCTTATGAAATCTGGGAGGGCGGCGTTATTCGTGCCCTTGTTCTGGACTCCGAAGGAAATCCCGTGCCCTATGCTCAGGTTGAATTTGAAAATATGAACTATGATGTTGATATGGCAAACAAGAAATTTACCGGAGAACCCAAGCTGCAAAAATCCGGTGCCGGTATGATAATGGCCGATAATACAGGCGTTTTCGAATTTATTCCTCCCTGTCCCGGATATTGGGGCTTTGCCGCCCTCGGTGTAGGTAAGGAAAAGGAATTCTCCGGCAAGGAACTTTCTCAGGATGCCGTTATCTGGTTTGAGGTTAGTAAGATTGAAGATGCTTCAGAAGAGGCTGTTATGCCTGTTGCCCAAGCTCCTGCTGCTGAAGCCGCAAAACCTGAAAAAGCCGGTCCTAAGGATGGCTTTTCTCCTGCTGCCTTGATTATCGTAATTTTACTCTTTGTGGTTATGTTTGCATGGCCTCCTATATTTAAAAAGATTTCGGATAAGGCCGAAAACAAGTAG